The following is a genomic window from Aestuariirhabdus haliotis.
GCGATTGTGATCGATGCCGGTTATCACCCGGGTGGCGTGGGCGATATCGAGCTGGCCCCGCTGATCCAGCGGGTAAAGGCCTATACGCCGGTTCCCGGTGGTGTCGGCCCGATGACCATCAATACGCTGATCTATCAATGCGTTGAGGCCGGAGAAAAAAGCCTGTTGGTTGATGGTTAAATCCTTTACCGTTTAGGTAAGCCTGAATCATTCAGAGCTGCTTTAGCAGCAATTAACAACCCATCGAACACTGCCAAGGACCTTTCATGCCGGACGAAAGCGAAAAACAAAAAATCTACGCAATGGCTGACCAGTTTATCGATGTAGCCAATAAGCTGGCCGCTGAGCCGGGGCAGGATCTGGCGCTGGTCGGCGCCGCCATTCGTTACGCGGCGGCGCGCTTTAATGCCCATGAGGCCGCATTACAGACCGAGGATCTGGCCGCCGAACAGATGGAGGTGTTGTCCTGGTTTACCGATCAGTACCAGAAGATGCTGATCGATAATATCGACCAGCATATCGAGATGCAGAAACAGCGTAAGGCCGGCAGTCAGCATTAAGCCCTGATGGAGACCGATCTAGCCAGCGCGGAATTAGCGACTCAGGCTGGCAAAGGCGGTAACGAAGGCAACTTCCTGAAAG
Proteins encoded in this region:
- a CDS encoding DUF3144 domain-containing protein translates to MPDESEKQKIYAMADQFIDVANKLAAEPGQDLALVGAAIRYAAARFNAHEAALQTEDLAAEQMEVLSWFTDQYQKMLIDNIDQHIEMQKQRKAGSQH